TGTTTTTGAACCTCTCACAGGATTCAAAGATTCATTGAGTGCTCCAAACTCAAGATTTTTCAAAGTGACTATCAAGCAACCATGAATCTGAACATGATTACCATGGTTGTCGAAGATTCATGCAACAACTTAAAATTTAGGACTTACACACTGAGGAGAAAGAGGCGAAGACTGAAGACTAATTAGTTAAATGTACAAACTTGACTGCAGAACACAGGTCACCTAATTGGTGACTTTCACTAATGGTCTTGTCCCccaaactatttttttaaatatgccatggcaaccaaaatgGTCCTAGCTCAGAGGAATGTCATTTCACAACTAAATTAAACATTGCTCTGTTATAAGAGTGtaaagaatgacaaaaaaaaaagtaagggaattataaaatttataaatatgtTTAAGTCTGAGTTTGTATCTCTACCTGTCTTCTTGGGAGTAATCATTCCTGTGGCTGGATCACTAATCCATCCACTGGTAACAGCTGCTAAATTGtcatcagacaaaaaaaaagaatgatataAATCAACTGTTATAATCATTgttattataactattattatcAAAACCATTATCCAACAATTATCAATTATTGATAAATTCCCTTCATATGGATTTCTGCATTAAAATTGATTAATCATTTGCTTTCAACGAAGAACATATATTATTCAAGGTTTCTGCTTTCTGCAGGCATTGATCTGAAGCTAGAAAGCTTCAGCTTTTCTACACCATCTTAGACTGACTGACACACATGGCCTTGATCTCATGTGGGTATCTAGACTTTCTACAGTTTGGATCACATGGGAAGATAAAGTGTATGTAGTTGAATCGGAAGCAGTTGATCAAACAAAATGAGTTACTCCAAATCAGAGCTGTGAGCCACTATATGATGTTCAGAAGTTTAATTATACAATTGGTTTTAttacacagaaacaaaaatccATTCCTGATTTATATTGAACACACATTTTTTAATCCATGATTAATACTAGTTAATTTACTAATGATGTtccattcatcaatttttctcagtttttgtttgcatgtttgtttgtaaacaaactttttttctttaaagcaacTGATCATAATGCAAAATAATACAATTTTAGTTAGACCATgcacaattttctttcacttactGTTTCCTAGAGATCACTGTTACCATCATTTTTTAatctaaacatttcaaatgatGACTGAATAACACTGTAAATATATGCAGTGAAACTGCAACACCAACCACTCAAAGCAGCTTCCCTTGTTATCCCCATTAGTTTGGCCAAGTCTTCTGCTCTGATAGAGGTGTATGCATTGGATACTAAATCAAATGTCCTTTTCTGAAGTTTTTCTGAAAGAAACATACAAGATGTCATGAACTAGACACCATCACCATACAAGGAGGGTAATCTGATTGCCTTAACCCCATACATGGAAATCCCAAAAGttattcacatgtaacttctctcctATAATCCACActttatccagaaaacaggtaataagaataccaAAACTTATAACGTAGAAGTTTTaaacttgatctaacaccaaattcttgtaactaatctACAAAGAAATATGTGGCAGCAAGAGGGGACAATTAACAGTCCAATCTTGGGAGAAGAAGGGTTAGCACTTGTTGCAAGTAATCCGTTAATTACACTATTGGTATAGGTATATGAGTGAACTTCAAGGTAAAAAGGTGTAACAACAATCAGCAGTCTAAACCATGTTAAGCTCTTCTCGTTTTTTCAGTCAAAAACTCACTTTTACACAAGTCATATGAAAGTCAGTCTCTCCTTGCAAGTAAACGAGCTAAACCAGTAAATTAGCAAAGTTTCACTAGATCCCATAGTAAGCTCATGAAAACATTGCGTTTCTAGCCCTTGTACATAATCACATTCCATGGAAGCCAAATTAATGGCTGGTAGTAGTCTTTACTTTAAGAAATCAAAAAATTTTCTGCTTCATATTTTCCagaatttcaagcaatttatttCAATGGAACTCGAAAACTGACCACACCAGACATGATTTATTACTGCTGGcaagttttgtttagttttgatgaaaaatcagTGTTAGATGGAgtacccttgcgaaatggcttttggaattcctaggaattttttcctaggaattcccaaccataacaactctggttctaaaaacctagaaattcctaaaaattcccagaaattccaagtttatagccaacaggacttggaattcctaggaattccaactcagagaaccaatgactttccctgaaaagctgtaaatcgaaaaaattcctaggaatttctggaatttttgggaatttttaggaatatttaagaataactgggaattttaagcaaaaatttgaggctaatgatataaaataaatactttaaattaaaaaacccagctaaaattcaagtattcaatgaaatttatttacaagcttaattaaggcttacatgtaaaatatttttgattcattattaacatcaatgtgtggtaatattaggatggaatttgatttttcttttcttgaaaacttcataaggattaatcctcaattacagctattcatataaaatagtcctaatcaatcattaaatttggtttgacacaaattgtgaataaaatctgttgattcttttccataaaatacaatatcttaaattatatttgaaaaccaagcactcttaggagtgaaggggttaattacagacaaataaaattgattttttgattaaaatcttgttgtgactgtaacaataaattagaatgaagttatcctaaactgcaaacttagctgctgtttgtatttttttcctgggctcacaatgagttggccttgaatgaggttgtctacaagaagcttgaccattttgtatctgggttCCATgtcatctgaatttgaaaaaaatatatatatagatatttaaatatatatatttaaagctcagaccaggcctttaagatggctatgaggaaaagggcattcattggattctcaaattgagaaatctctgttatattgagtgacttttatattggagttagtacatctctctcatagattttactaaaaaagggctgaatacattattttgtttttaccaaggagggcttctttatgtaattaggtttgtttaataacagttcctattatgaatcttgaatgttcccaaacgtgactaaaggaatcttgaaaccttactgataggtttatttcattgtaaagcataagcttaagaaactgcggcatgcaagtgaccgattcgattctcagaattattctagttccagttgcgccgagcgttatgtaagcttaattcaacccgctacatctattcttttataagattttgatcacgtaacgaatatcgcaatttttactcaccacaaactttcaaaatcgtagctttacagatggccactcgacccttgtttgtaccagtcaatatgtcaactgttgtcccttcttttaactccacggcgccaacgactttcatttcttttacaacactcacgctgttctcgttttcccattgaaccacaataaaagttatccttagaaatgttatattaagcaaaacagttgagaaaagagatcaaccgatgaaaaggacattcaaagatgagcgccaaatggagtcttctttgtttccgatcacgggtatgatcacgtggatcttttaggacttgtcattggctagcaaagtgaatccgctggcttgccggttgtagtgttaagagaagcgcgCAACTTTAGTTTGAtttctccgaccggttctctgcttctagacgatggataccttggtgatataaataatgatgtgagctcactctatcgtattacaaatgcacgatttgtggccgaaagttgtcgaggaaacaaagactcgaaactcgATGACTCGATGACGAAAAGATTACTTGTGGGTTGTGTATATAGACCTCCTGACGTTacatctttctttgatgaattcAACCAAGTATTGAGTACAATTTGGATGTCTCGCAGGAATGTTGTGATCGCTGGTGACTTCAATTCAGATCAGCTTGCTACTAATGGAAATGGTGCGAAATTCAAACGCATCTTACAATCTTATAACTTTTGTAACATCATAAAAGCACCCACAAGAACCTCAGCACATTCTAACACTTTGATCGATCTGATTTTGACTATCAATACCTCAAAGGTCTCAAAGTCTGATGTGATTGAGTATTGCATAGCTGATCACAAATTCATCTACGTTATCTACAAGCTGAAGATCAGGAATCCAAAGCCTTTTATTAAATATGTCCACAACTTCAAGAACGTGTTGGAAAACCCGAAAGACTTCAAACATGACCTGGAAAGTGCTCCCTGGTGGGTCTGTTCCACCTTTGAGGACTTGGATGACATCACTTGGGCTTGGAATTGCATGTATAATGTTATTGCAAGCAGTCACATTCCCTTACGTAAAGCCAAGGTTAGAAAAAATTCACTACCTTGGATGAACAGTGAGATCCGGAAAGAGATGAATAAGAGATATAAACTTCTGAAAGCCTGTGATGGCACACCCGCTACTAATAAACTCTGGGTTGATTACAAATCCTCTAGGAACAAAGTATCTAAGATGCTACGACGTGCTGAAGCTCaatattggaaaaagaaatttacagagacCAAGGACTCAAAATCTTTCTGGAAAACTGTGAACGAGGCCACTGGAAAACCTAAGAATAAACATATTGGCCCCCTCAGAGAtgctgaaaataaggaaatcacAAATGACTACGAGAAAGCTGAACTGATTAACTCTTACTTCATAAATATTGGCAAGGAACTAGCTGAAAAATTCCCCGAAGCTGATGAACCCCATCAATTCATGTACAGAGTTACCCCCACTGTGCAGGTCTTGGAGGTCAacatcaacaaactcaaaactgatatcaagacaattaaaattaacaaagcatCTGGTCCTGATGGCATCTCTTCTCGTAGCTTAGCTATTGCAGGAACATCCGCCCTAGAGGGCATTGTAACTGTTTTCAAGAGCAGCATGGCTCAGTCCAGCTTCCCTAACACATGGAAGATTGCAAAAGTTAAtgcaatctttaaaaaaggaaacccagCAGATGTTTCAAATTATAGGCCAATATCACTTTTAAGTATCCCCAGCAAGCTGCTCGAAAGCCAGATCTGCAACATAATTGATACCCATCTGAACAGCTGTGGCATAAAAAGCTGTAAACAGTGGGGGTTTAGCAAGGGACTATCGACCGAAGGAATGCTTACCTCTATGACTGAAGGATGGAAGACAGCAATTGACAATGGTCTGACAGTTGGAGCAGTCTTTATTGACttccagaaagcttttgacactgtcCCCCATTATATTTTATCGCATAAACTACACGCCATTGGAATATCAGGATCTCTTCATGAATGGCTAATGAGCTATCTTACTGATAGATGTCAATTTGCTGAAGTTAATAATTGCAGGTCGGTCACTGACTATGTGCGATATGGAGTCCCTCAAGGCTCGCTTCTTGGCCCCCGGCTCTACACCATATATGTTAATGATCTCCCTGACCACATCGACTCAGGAGATCTATAcatgtatgcagatgacactacaGTTTACTGTATTGGACCAAATGTTGACCAGGTTATGTTGTCACTAAATAAATCATTGGAGCAAGTTCTCCTGTGGAGCATTAAGAATCAGCTAACCATCCACccaattaaaactgaagcaatGATACTAAGAAAAACCTCTTTTGTTGGGCCTATACCTCCCCTCCACTTTAACACTGGCCATATCGACCTGGTTAATTACACCACTTGTCTTGGAGTTAAAATTGACAA
The sequence above is a segment of the Pocillopora verrucosa isolate sample1 chromosome 13, ASM3666991v2, whole genome shotgun sequence genome. Coding sequences within it:
- the LOC136277908 gene encoding COP9 signalosome complex subunit 8-like, with translation MTSCMFLSEKLQKRTFDLVSNAYTSIRAEDLAKLMGITREAALSAAVTSGWISDPATGMITPKKTELPQKEIPLTSEQELALLTDYVSFLEN